From Falco cherrug isolate bFalChe1 chromosome 4, bFalChe1.pri, whole genome shotgun sequence, one genomic window encodes:
- the CREM gene encoding cAMP-responsive element modulator isoform X7 → MHKLIMAVTGDETAATGDMPAYQIRTPTTTLPQGVVMAASPGTLHSPQQLAEEATRKRELRLMKNREAAKECRRRKKEYIKCLESRVAVLEVQNKKLTEELETLKNIGSSETD, encoded by the exons ATGCACAAGCTGATCATGGCTGTAACAGGAGATGAAACAG CTGCCACTGGAGACATGCCGGCTTACCAGATTCGGACTCCCACTACTACCTTACCTCAGGGAGTGGTAATGGCAGCCTCGCCAGGGACTTTGCATAGCCCTCAGCAACTGGCAGAAGAGGCAACACGCAAGAGAGAGCTGAGACTTATGAAAAATAG gGAAGCTGCTAAAGAATGTCGTCGTCGGAAGAAAGAATACATAAAATGTCTGGAGAGTCGTGTTGCAGTGCTAGAAGTTCAGAACAAGAAACTTACAGAGGAGCTTGAAACCCTAAAAAACATTGGCTCTTCCGAAACAGATtag
- the CREM gene encoding cAMP-responsive element modulator isoform X8 — MPAYQIRTPTTTLPQGVVMAASPGTLHSPQQLAEEATRKRELRLMKNREAARECRRKKKEYVKCLENRVAVLENQNKTLIEELKALKDLYCHKAE; from the exons ATGCCGGCTTACCAGATTCGGACTCCCACTACTACCTTACCTCAGGGAGTGGTAATGGCAGCCTCGCCAGGGACTTTGCATAGCCCTCAGCAACTGGCAGAAGAGGCAACACGCAAGAGAGAGCTGAGACTTATGAAAAATAG GGAAGCTGCCAGAGAATGTcgcagaaagaagaaagaatatgTCAAATGTCTTGAAAATCGTGTGGCTGTGcttgaaaaccaaaacaagactCTCATTGAGGAACTCAAGGCCCTCAAAGATCTTTATTGTCATAAAGCAGAGTAA
- the CREM gene encoding cAMP-responsive element modulator isoform X6 encodes MHKLIMAVTGDETAATGDMPAYQIRTPTTTLPQGVVMAASPGTLHSPQQLAEEATRKRELRLMKNREAARECRRKKKEYVKCLENRVAVLENQNKTLIEELKALKDLYCHKAE; translated from the exons ATGCACAAGCTGATCATGGCTGTAACAGGAGATGAAACAG CTGCCACTGGAGACATGCCGGCTTACCAGATTCGGACTCCCACTACTACCTTACCTCAGGGAGTGGTAATGGCAGCCTCGCCAGGGACTTTGCATAGCCCTCAGCAACTGGCAGAAGAGGCAACACGCAAGAGAGAGCTGAGACTTATGAAAAATAG GGAAGCTGCCAGAGAATGTcgcagaaagaagaaagaatatgTCAAATGTCTTGAAAATCGTGTGGCTGTGcttgaaaaccaaaacaagactCTCATTGAGGAACTCAAGGCCCTCAAAGATCTTTATTGTCATAAAGCAGAGTAA